GGTGAAAGGTATCATGGATGCCTTGGAAGGCGGCCAGGTAcgcaaaaaagaaaaagtccTTTCGCAGTCTTTCGTACCGTCATCATGGATCCCTTCGGAAGAAGAGTACAAAGAATGGCTTGGAGAGGGGAAATCCATCGACTGTCTCTACATACGCGGTCCGGAAGGTCGCGGAAAGACCAACGCTACGTTAGCTGCACTTCAAGGCATCAGGAAGATCCAGCAAGACGTGGACAACAATCTGGTCAAAGGCCCTGTTCTGCTTGCCTACTTTTTCTGCGATACCAATGTAGATTATTCTACAGCCGAAGACGTCCTCAAATCTCTTGTTAGGCAGCTGGTCGAGCAGGCAGAAACCTTGGCGCCGCACGCAAAGAAGTTTACCAAGACGAAGGGGAAGAACGAAAGCGGCAAAAACAACATAGAAGCTCAGGTATCAGTTGAGAATCTATGGCAGTCAATCCAGAGCATGCTTGCAGACGAGTTCATCGGCACCAGAGTCTACTTTGTTCTCAATAACTTACACGTCCTACCACCCGAATCCGACGCCACCATCAAGTTAATGAGATATATCAGTGGCGAATTGGAAGATATGGAAAGTTCAGGCTCTGGGAGAAACGTGCAAGCTCGATGGTTCATCACAGGAAGAGAAGCACACAACGTCGATGAGGTCCTCCTTCACACCAACGGGGTGCGAATCATTGACCTCGAAGACTCCAAGTATGAGGGCCAGGTGCAGCTCGAGCTACGGAGGCatgcgaagaagatgatcaCGGCTcttggagaaaagaaaaagtacaACAAGGCATTGTCGTACTTCGCGAGCAGTCTCATCGGAAAGCGCGCCCAGAATACTCAGTGGATTGACATCACATGCATACAGCTGGGGGAACTGGCAACAGACAACGATCTCACTGTCCGAAACATTCTCGAAAATACGCCCCAGGATTTAAAGGCTCTCCTAAACCAGGCTTGGCAGCAAGTCTTCCAGCTAAATAGGACGGAATCGGGCAAGATTAAAGAGATCCTGCGCGCCATGGTGTTGACCTACGAAGATCCCACAGAGGTTGAGCTTGGAGTGCTTGCCGGGTTCTCCTCTAGCccagagaagagagcagagctgcagaatctcatcaagcaGTGCAGACCGCTGATATCAGTGAAGCGTACGAGCAAAGACAGCCCGACTGTAGCCTTTACAAATGTCGTAGTCAAAACACATCTTCGCGATCATGCCAAAGCTCTGCTCGGCCTATCTGAGGAGGAGATTAGATGGGAACACGGCGTATTGGCACTACGTTGTTTTACCCACCTCAAGGAGACCTATGAGGACCTAGAATCAGAATCTAGGACCACACTCGCCGGGCAGAATCAAGATGCAATGTCAAAtgcagatgacgatgacgaggaaggtAAGAGAGATCACGGAAAATGCCGACAACTTTATGGATAGAGTGGCTAATTAAACAAAAGAatccgatgatgaagaaaatgatggcTATGGATATGAGGACTCTGAAAGCGAACGCTCCTTGTCGTCCCTCGGATCAAAGGAAAGCGATGACGACGTCGAGTTAGTCAAAGACAAGGCTTTGGTTTATGCCGTCAAACACTGGCTTCACCATGCAAGCAAAGCGACTCTAGACATTGCTGAGGATCtcagccttgaagaagacttCTGGAGACCGGATTCCGTTATAAGACAGCGCTGGCTAGCGGATTTCTGTCGCTTGACCACGGTGTTGGGAGACTTTCCTTACAAGTCTTTCAACGCCCTGCATGTAGCCGCTTCTGTTGGCTTCCGCCAGCTTGTTGCAGCTCTCATTCGACACGGCCACAAGGATGAACTCAGACAACGTGATGAATGGTTTAACACTCCGGTAAGTGTAGCCCTGACTTTCTCCAGCATatgagtacatacatggcTGAACGGACTGCTATTAGCTACACCTGGCGGCTGGCTTTGGGAGAATAAATattgttgaagagctgctgaaCAACGATGCCCCAATTGATGACAACGCTGATGATACAGGTGATCAAACACCTCAACAAACACCTCTCAGCATGGCGGCCCAGGGCGGGCATGTCGAGGTTATGAggaagctgcttcttcgaaAGGCCGACCCGAACACCAAGGCCCAAAACATCGGCCCCGTAAtcaatgctgccattgtgtCTGGCAATCTTGACGCTGTGAAGCTGCTTGTTGAGCATGGCGTGCCGTTGGTTGGAGATCCCAGCGATACTGAAACGCCAAGTCCGTTGGCGCTCGCAGCAATGGTGGCCGATTCTTCAATGTTTGAATATCTGATGGTAAGTCTGCAAGGCTATCTGCCCGTCATAGACTACTCTCAAGCCGTGATTTGCGCGGCGGCTGCCTGCAGGACCGAGGTGCTCAATGCGCTTCTCGATTTTCCCACTTCAAAGGAAGCGCTCCTAGAGCTATACCAAGCGGCCCTCGACATCGCGGCAGGAATGGGGAGCTGGGACATTATTCGGAGCCTGTTGGGTCGATGCCAAGGCCTGAACGTGCAACTGCCACTCTATGCCGCTGCAAGCTGCAATCAGCaacaagatgagatggtcAAGATGGCATTGGACTACGCGGGCGAATCAATCTCGCAGGAGGCTTTAGATGGTTCCCTCTATGTTGCGACGGACGGAGAAAAGATGAGCACTGTCCGGCTATTGTTGGAGTACAAGGCGAATCCGAATGCCACCGGAGAGGAATATGGCAACGCCCTGACGGCTTCCGCATTCGACGGCACCATCGATATACTaaagcttcttctggacCATGGCGCGGACCCTAACGATCCACGCGGCTGGGCAATTCAGACGGCAGCGGCTGAAGGTCATTACTCGGTCGTCGAAGAGCTTCTCCGCCGCGGTGCTAACGTAAATGCGCATACTCCCAATAATGAGAGGTTCCCTGAAGGAACTGCAATCCAGGCAGCATGTGAGTCGGGCAGAGTCGACATTGTgaaactgctgctgcagcaccaTGCCAACCCCAACATTGGCTCCGGCATTGACGCTCCCCCTATTGTCGTCGCAGCAAGGCGCGGGTTTTTGGAGATTCTGGACATGTTGGTCGAGGCCAGGGCGGAGCTAAACGTCTTAGGCGGCCCTGACATGTCGACGCCGCTCATCAACGCTGCGGCGTGTCTCCCCAATACTTCATTGCTTACCCTTCTCCGGGCAGGTGCCGACATCAACCTCGCGGATAATGACGGAGATACCGCTCTCATTGTGTCCGCTGGCCGTGGTGACTTGGAAGCCGTGCAGTTCCTGATTCACAACGGCGCAGACATTTTGCACATTAACAATCGAGACATAAACGCCCTGCAGATGGCTTTTCTcgctcagcagcaaggaTGCGTCGCCTACCTCATTGCGGCGTATTCGGCGGTCCTCCGCGGCTTGAAGCAGGTGATTGACCAGGGCGACAGGGCCGTGGAGAATGCTTTCCAGTCGGCCGCTGCGGCAAACCAGGGCCTGCCTTATGATGAAAACCCTCGAGAGTCGGGACCTTATGATacagaggatgaggagagagcAGAGTCGGAGGAGTCAGACAATGACAGCGAGCTAAATCCGTCTGACGCCTTCTCTCATGGGCCGCACCCCGTTCCGTCTCATCAAGGCAGCCCTGGCCCAAACCAGTTCCAGGGTTACCAGGGAGGACCCCCAGTGGCCCAGGGAATGCTCCAAGCCACACCAAGATACAATAGTCCTGGATATGGGATCCAAGCTCAGGGCCAGGTTGGAAACATGTATCCTCCGCAGCAAGGCAATATGGGATATGGTTCACAAGCTTATTTCTAAATACCAGTAGCCGCGGCAGTAGCAGCAACACGGCCCACAACAGAGCcaatatttcttttcttagTGAACACATTAGCATTACCAGTTGGGAAGTAGTTGGGTTGCCATGGCCAGAGAAGCACAATTTTTAAAAAGGTTATAAACGGATTGGGAATCTAGCAAGTAGATCAGCCTGTCATTTTAAACCCGCCGGTAGAAGGAATTATACCGGAGAAGTAGCAACACGTTGGCTTGGCCAGGGCTTGGAACATCCTGCGTATCCGTGCTTCTAATCTCCATGATGTACCAATATGAACAGTTCCATGAGCTAAAAAGACAGGCTTTGACGTTCCATATGGCTACGTAAAACCCATCGCATCGAGGCATGTCCGTGAAGCTACACATCACTCGACACAACGCTACATCACCAATCATATATCAAGCCGCTTGTATTAAACCTAGGTATACATCAAGACAGAATGAAGCTAAATGAAGTTACAAACTGATACCGAAGGTGGTTTCCAAAAGTTAAGGGAGTTGATTTTTTATATACTAGTTTAATAAGATGACTTATATAATCCTTGGGTGTAGAAtatgttttttgtttttgcagTATTCTGTTTTAATTTGTTCTAGTTTTATAGCTACCATATAGATTGCTACCGATTTCGAAGAGGCGACTCATAGTCTTTCTAGCAGGTTATTCGGGCTGACAATTAGAACAATACAGCCTGGCTAGAGAAATGCTCTACTTGACCAAAGAGTTATCGAAAAAAGGCTGATCTATTTCCATAATGCTACCAGCAATTTGAATTCACAACACAGCCCTATTTAAGCAGACACAATGGTATTTCCTATCTAACATCTCTATCGCCGACTTAATGTTGTGACGtgagaatacatgtacttagATCTCGAGATGACCCACCGCGGTGAGTCGGGAGCCGCCACGGTGGGGCGCGGGGCTCACCGAGATCAAGTCCGGCgctttaattatttttttttctgccatGAACCAACATCGAAGTTTCAGCAACAGTTGATGCTTccgcctcagccttgccgaaATGTCGAGGAATACAGTGCAACCCAATGGATGGGTTGCAATCAGACTACCAAGCGAGGTGACGCGCGTTCTTCAGGTGGTTCCCAATACGTCAGTCTctatcttctctcttcttcctcgtaGTTTGCTTTGATGGTGTGCGACTGACAGGCTTTCCAGAACCATTTCTCTAGGCAAATATGGCTCGTTTCCGAGCAATCTTATAATCGAACGGCCCTATCATCTCACCTACGAGATTCAGGACAAGCGCGAAGGCGAAAGCTTTCCCCGATTACGAGTCGTTCCCGGCACAGAACTCAATGCCGATAAGCTCGCCGATGTGAGCGCTACTGAGTCCGCCGAGGGCGACGACGTTATTGAACCGGCGAATGGAGAGGAGCTCACGCTTGTCGATGAGAGCGGCAAGGTTGTCGCACGGTCGAACCGCGAGGTCATTGACGAATCTGCGCGCCAGACGCTCACAATGGCCGAGATCGATCAGCTGAAGAGGGAGGGTGCTTCGGCGGGCAAAGAGCTGATCGCTAAGCTGATGCTCTCTCATACGGCGATTGATCAGAAGACGGCATACTCGCTAGCCAAATACAAGCTCCTCAAGGAGAGAAAGTACATGCGGCGGTTTACTGTTCTGCCTCTAGACGTGGCACAGCTCGGACAGTGGATGCTGGTTGAGAGAGATGCCAGTAAAGTCATGGAGATGCGACAGGAAATGATTGGCTTGCTGGGATGCTGGGCCGATGTACACTTTGGGGGCCTGCCAATTGAGGGTGCACAAAGCCCGCATGGCGGGCGATGGCTGGCTGTCGATGATACGGGAGGTCTGTTGGTCGCGGCCATGGCTGAGCGAATGGGGCTATTGCACGCAGAAACtccagaggaagagggcaCATCAACAGATGCCGCCCAGCAGGAGCAGAACCCAGAGCTGCAACCCACCGATGAGGCGGGCACAGCGGCAGCAGAGCCTGCCAAGGCACAGAGAAACAGACCCAAGCGGCCTCGAAAAGACGACCTAGACGATCACTATGCTCTTACAAACAGCATCACCCTCATCCACGCCAACTCACAGCccaacctctctctcctccGCCACTTTGACTACGACTTCAGCGACCCTAACCCTCCATATCCCTACCACCCGCTCTTTACCAACTTGCTACCAATCTCCTGgcttcagctgctggatcCTGAAGCAGACCCTACATATGCGGAGCCAGCACCAGAAGTAGACTCCGAGACCCTCGCATCCTGGAAGACCAACCGCCGCGCAAACTACCACCGTAAGCGTCGGCGATGGGCTCGCACGCGCCAAATCGTCGACGCGACTCGAGCGGGTGGCTTCTCCGGCCTCGCCGTGGCAAGCACCATGGATCCCATCTCGGTGCTGCGGCATGCGCTCCCGCTCCTTGCCGGCGGCGCACCCGTGGCCATCTACTCACCGACAATCGAGCCCCTTACGCAGCTAGCGGACTGCTTCAGCATTAGCCGACGAGGCGCCTGGGTGTCGAATCCTCCGGCTGAGGCAGAGGGCAAGACGACGACGGAGCTGGAGAACTGGGCCGGCACGCCGGATTTCCCCATCAACCCGTCGCTGCTGATCGGTGCGCAAGTGCAGACGAGCCGGGCGAGGAGGTGGCAGGTTTTGCCTGGCCGGACGCATCCGTTCATGACGGAGAGGGGCGGGGCGGTCGGCTTTGTGTTTACGGGATGGAGGGCAATCCCTGCGGAGGGTAATATAATGGCTAGGGGCAAGTtccagaggaagaagcccaagactgGATGATGGATACGTATGGCTGGTTGTAATGAAGATTATAGAGGCCAATGGCCATGTGTGAAAAACAAGTGAATAGAACACGTGAATACTCCCTGGGAGTTGACGCAGATGAATCCCCATGACGATGGATAAATATGTATTTAGAGCCAGGTGCGATCCATGCTCTCTCAAGTTGCAGTAAAATAGTATATTGACCTTCTAAATGCCACCAAGCAACTCCGCTTCTCTTACAACGACTTGTTCATGAACTTTCTCTTCGTGAAGCTCAGCCACCACTTGCTGGGCTTGgattcatcctcctcgtaCACTCTGGCCAGTAACCGGGATGCAAGCTCCTGTCGGACTTGCGCCATGTACAGCTTAAGCTGCTCTGCGTCCTGCCTGTCTCGAGGGGGTTCGTACATCTAAAGGAGTTGGGGGTAATACGTTAGCTCCTGGAATCTCGGACGGGCCTCGTTGCGCGAACGCCTCCAGGAAAGTTGGACATGAATTGACAAACCTGGTTTAGAGGGAATCCCGGGTCTCCAGGAATAGCAAAGTTGAGATCCAGCGCCAAGTTGTTGACCTCCTTGGCGGCATCGCGAGCAGAGGCATTGGGCTTGATCTTCTGCAGGCAGTCGCTCACGAACCAGATGCCGTAGACGAGCAGGCGGTCAGCGGGGCCCTTGATCTCAAAGTTGCGGAAGAAGGTGTTTGCGCGGAAGAGGCGCAGGACCTCGTCGAGGATGTCGTAGCTCTCGCTCTCGATCTCGGGGGACTCGTGGGCGGGCAGCGGCGGTGACGGGAAGGGCAGGACGTAGGCTGGGCCGCGGGTCTTTGTgcggagggggaggagggggaagtTGCCGATGAGGCGAGGGGGGTTGGGGTCGGAGTTGAAGTCGGAGTTGTAGGCCTGCGTGTTTCATATCATGGGCGAAATTAGCAAAAAGATTTCGAGGCGAggacgagctgctgcttgaaaGAGTCGGGAGTCGGGAGATGATAGGCCAGAGGTCATCGGTAACCAGGAGAGGCGCCCGGTGACAGCTCCGGCACGAGCCCGGGAGACGAAGCTCGGGGCTGCTTGGACGAGGATCGGCAGGGCAATGGACGTACCGGCATCTTGGACAGCAATGGCTCGACGCTGGGATGGGAATGAGGcgtcaagaagcagaagcacgAGATGGTCTGCGCTGGTTGGTTGGCGGGGCTGCTCCTAAGAGGCCGAAGCTGTCGTCAGTCAACCTGGCAGCCAGAAAGTGGAGACGCGAGCACTGAACTGTACTTTGCCTATTCCAGCTTAGCATTCCCTTGCTGAGGTAATCGTGATGCCTTGCCACCTGTGCCACATGTCCAGGCAAACAACAAGCCAAAAACACGCTAGCACCGCCACTCGACAGCTGGCTGCCTAGCATCACGTGAATTCGCTCACTGCTCGCGCCGCCCACGCCCTGCCCGGAACGCGCCTGTTGCTGACTCTGGCCGTGCAAATGGGGGGCGTTTTGTTGCGGCCTAACAGAAAACAGAAATCAATACATGACTATTAATTGCCTGCGCGGCGCGTGTCTGCAGCCTCTCGTTCAGGACTTTGTCTCACGTTTTGTTCACTCTGGGTTCATCTTGCAAAGACTCCTTTTTTCGTCCCTTTTCTCCCTCGCTACCGGtttttcattttatttttttacaAGTCCATTTGACTTTGATCCTCCctgcaaacaaagaaagccACTGGCCTgttcctcttccatctccaaattCCTCCTCATCCCTGGTCTACTTTTGCGCTTGGTGGCTTTCCGCTAGCAAACCCGGGTACTatttggagagagaagaaaaaagcaacgTTTGCGGGGGAATTAAGCAGGGAATAGGCGTGCagccattttttttctttgtcgcGTCACAGCGGGGGAGGGCCTCATATATTCGGAGTCCGGACGCACGGTAAGTTGTGATTCACGCACTGAGAGATGCTCATCTGAGGGCCCATCAACACTCGCCCCCGTCCATCATGTCTATGTATTAAAAACAGCCTTTATTCGCGCGCATCTCTGGCTAATACTTATTCGCAGCTCCATGTTTCTTCAAAGCGCCATCGTGGCCAAGTTGCGTGCTCTTGTGGACGACATGACTCCATCCGGCAGCCCCTCCATGCAGGCCTCATCCGGCATCAGAGAAGACACCGAGAGAGTGCCGGAGTCGCCTGAATCGACTCCGCCGACAACACAGAGGCCGAAGCtggcagcatcaccaccgccgccatcacTGCCGCCGCGACCTCGTCCAGCACGGCGCATAGGCCGAATACGCCGTCCGAAGAAGGGCTCCCTGCGTGACATCCTTCGCCAAAATGCCGGGACTTCCCTCTTCTTGCGACCCATAGGTTGGACGGACCTTCATGCTAGCCTGCTTGGTGTGCGCTTCTGTGAGCTGCCAGTCTGCGACACGCCGCGGCCCTGCACTTTGCCGGGCTCTCCGCCAACGCAAGGCCATATGCGACCGtcaaacaccatcaccaaactGAGTGAGGCGCTGACGGAAATTCTGGTTCCCTCCTCGTCGCTACCAAAGCCAACATTCACTGCCGTCAAGGCCGTCTTGATGACTCTTtggccagcagcttttgCAAAACCGCAGCTATTCCCAGAACTCAACATCTATTTCGGCGACAAAGTTTATTACGACGCCGTCAGAGTGCAGGCCATGTGGAACTTTCCTCCAAATCCTTCTGCCTTGTCATCACAGAGCTCTGTCGCTACAGTGGTGACCCGACCTGCTGAATCCTATGGATCCTCGTCATCGAACCCGACACCTCACTCTACTGCAAACTTGCCGATGTTATGCTATATAGGGAAGAATCAACTGGCGTCAATACGTCAAAATATCTTTCGTGTGGCTGTCGGTCCCGATAACAACCCCAACATTCCTGTTCAACGATTACAGCAGCTCCGGGGGAAGCGTCTTATTCCGGCAGATGCCGACCAAGATCCGCATTTCGTTGGCATCTTTCTGGCCATGGCCCAGCGCCATTTTTACACTGCGCCGACGCAAATATTCGCAAGAGAAACGTATTGGCCTCGAAAAGGCGACTCTCGACGCCCCGACTTTCAGGATGTCAAGATGAGGATTTTGACTCATGATACTGAGACTTGCGAATTCCTGATTTATACGGGACATGTTACGGCCAAATTCCTCGAGCGGTTTTACGACCCATCCAGCGCGCCGTGCGACGAAGATGGTAACATTGAGGGAATGGAGATTGAGTTTGCTCGGGTCCCCATCTGGCCAATCCTCGGATTACGAGAACGACTGGGCAAAGCCCTCGGAGAGGACATTGTGGGCTCTTTCGACCCAACTTATATGGAGACGTGGGAAGAAGATACCCCTGCATCACAGTCGAGACCTGCAGAATCAGATGCCAGAGTTGCCAACATCAAACGGAAGCGAGGAACTCCACCAACAATAGAAAGTTTGGAGGAAGAATCGGACGAGGATGAC
The sequence above is drawn from the Trichoderma breve strain T069 chromosome 5, whole genome shotgun sequence genome and encodes:
- a CDS encoding ankyrin repeats (3 copies) domain-containing protein, whose product is MASQGPQAAEAATAQGFTSQDASANPTRNNMPQKKKKGYEVSDQRMVQIYSPEGENKNISPDVDIVVVPGLGADPIECWRSSEPGNEFNWITHKEGLQREFPRARLLLYKFESAYTGGFKVKQFIGNLAHVLLAGLKSKREGCKTRPIVFIGHSMGGLIIAKAIILAEASNSQFREIFDTVTGCVFFGTPFKGASVFMLLGAYARMAEKESDAAVHSSLLDLLKPNNGELQQLRIEFTRLANRNGQKISCYCFWEQHLSDISKLKVLVQELGKAKSGDFDIPQNEVEFVSQESATLESCKESGLARNHRDLVKINGVKDDLWVQNIREPLRQMVDGAPAAVKSRLQAVRDIDFTLVKGIMDALEGGQVRKKEKVLSQSFVPSSWIPSEEEYKEWLGEGKSIDCLYIRGPEGRGKTNATLAALQGIRKIQQDVDNNLVKGPVLLAYFFCDTNVDYSTAEDVLKSLVRQLVEQAETLAPHAKKFTKTKGKNESGKNNIEAQVSVENLWQSIQSMLADEFIGTRVYFVLNNLHVLPPESDATIKLMRYISGELEDMESSGSGRNVQARWFITGREAHNVDEVLLHTNGVRIIDLEDSKYEGQVQLELRRHAKKMITALGEKKKYNKALSYFASSLIGKRAQNTQWIDITCIQLGELATDNDLTVRNILENTPQDLKALLNQAWQQVFQLNRTESGKIKEILRAMVLTYEDPTEVELGVLAGFSSSPEKRAELQNLIKQCRPLISVKRTSKDSPTVAFTNVVVKTHLRDHAKALLGLSEEEIRWEHGVLALRCFTHLKETYEDLESESRTTLAGQNQDAMSNADDDDEEESDDEENDGYGYEDSESERSLSSLGSKESDDDVELVKDKALVYAVKHWLHHASKATLDIAEDLSLEEDFWRPDSVIRQRWLADFCRLTTVLGDFPYKSFNALHVAASVGFRQLVAALIRHGHKDELRQRDEWFNTPLHLAAGFGRINIVEELLNNDAPIDDNADDTGDQTPQQTPLSMAAQGGHVEVMRKLLLRKADPNTKAQNIGPVINAAIVSGNLDAVKLLVEHGVPLVGDPSDTETPSPLALAAMVADSSMFEYLMVSLQGYLPVIDYSQAVICAAAACRTEVLNALLDFPTSKEALLELYQAALDIAAGMGSWDIIRSLLGRCQGLNVQLPLYAAASCNQQQDEMVKMALDYAGESISQEALDGSLYVATDGEKMSTVRLLLEYKANPNATGEEYGNALTASAFDGTIDILKLLLDHGADPNDPRGWAIQTAAAEGHYSVVEELLRRGANVNAHTPNNERFPEGTAIQAACESGRVDIVKLLLQHHANPNIGSGIDAPPIVVAARRGFLEILDMLVEARAELNVLGGPDMSTPLINAAACLPNTSLLTLLRAGADINLADNDGDTALIVSAGRGDLEAVQFLIHNGADILHINNRDINALQMAFLAQQQGCVAYLIAAYSAVLRGLKQVIDQGDRAVENAFQSAAAANQGLPYDENPRESGPYDTEDEERAESEESDNDSELNPSDAFSHGPHPVPSHQGSPGPNQFQGYQGGPPVAQGMLQATPRYNSPGYGIQAQGQVGNMYPPQQGNMGYGSQAYF
- a CDS encoding gcd10p family domain-containing protein, yielding MSRNTVQPNGWVAIRLPSEVTRVLQVVPNTTISLGKYGSFPSNLIIERPYHLTYEIQDKREGESFPRLRVVPGTELNADKLADVSATESAEGDDVIEPANGEELTLVDESGKVVARSNREVIDESARQTLTMAEIDQLKREGASAGKELIAKLMLSHTAIDQKTAYSLAKYKLLKERKYMRRFTVLPLDVAQLGQWMLVERDASKVMEMRQEMIGLLGCWADVHFGGLPIEGAQSPHGGRWLAVDDTGGLLVAAMAERMGLLHAETPEEEGTSTDAAQQEQNPELQPTDEAGTAAAEPAKAQRNRPKRPRKDDLDDHYALTNSITLIHANSQPNLSLLRHFDYDFSDPNPPYPYHPLFTNLLPISWLQLLDPEADPTYAEPAPEVDSETLASWKTNRRANYHRKRRRWARTRQIVDATRAGGFSGLAVASTMDPISVLRHALPLLAGGAPVAIYSPTIEPLTQLADCFSISRRGAWVSNPPAEAEGKTTTELENWAGTPDFPINPSLLIGAQVQTSRARRWQVLPGRTHPFMTERGGAVGFVFTGWRAIPAEGNIMARGKFQRKKPKTG
- a CDS encoding ARP2/3 complex ARPC3 (21 kDa) subunit domain-containing protein, giving the protein MPAYNSDFNSDPNPPRLIGNFPLLPLRTKTRGPAYVLPFPSPPLPAHESPEIESESYDILDEVLRLFRANTFFRNFEIKGPADRLLVYGIWFVSDCLQKIKPNASARDAAKEVNNLALDLNFAIPGDPGFPLNQMYEPPRDRQDAEQLKLYMAQVRQELASRLLARVYEEDESKPSKWWLSFTKRKFMNKSL